One Coffea arabica cultivar ET-39 chromosome 5e, Coffea Arabica ET-39 HiFi, whole genome shotgun sequence DNA segment encodes these proteins:
- the LOC140006313 gene encoding transcription factor bHLH162-like, protein MERFHPSPSNPKMERRIVEKNRRSHMKDLYARLYGLVPSDSSKENLTVPDQIDEAINYIKSMEKKLEKCKEKKEKLLFGKRPYSGATSETTKITNVEVHDMGPNMDVILLNGLEEQASFYGIIRLLCKEGFEVVNANFSSNGNSVLHVVHDKGGISTSRTETTAVVKRLKELIYGYSHGEVESRLDSWVESRLDSWDFEIEPDILNSNVLELMSPGQFCFLQQL, encoded by the exons ATGGAGAGGTTTCATCCTTCACCTTCAAATCCCAAAATGGAAAGAagaattgttgagaaaaataGGAGAAGTCACATGAAGGATCTCTATGCTCGGCTTTACGGTCTTGTTCCAAGTGACAGCTCCAAG GAAAATTTGACAGTGCCTGATCAAATAGACGAAGCGATAAATTACATCAAAAGCATGGAGAAGAAGCTCGAGAAATGTAAGGAAAAGAAGGAGAAGCTGTTGTTTGGAAAAAGACCATATTCAGGCGCTACAAGTGAGACTACAAAGATAACTAATGTTGAAGTTCATGACATGGGACCTAATATGGATGTGATTCTGCTCAATGGGCTGGAAGAACAAGCTTCATTTTATGGCATTATTCGCCTGCTTTGCAAAGAAGGTTTTGAGGTTGTCaatgctaacttttccagcaaTGGAAACTCAGTGCTCCATGTGGTTCATGACAAG GGTGGAATATCAACATCGAGGACTGAAACAACAGCAGTTGTCAAGAGGTTAAAAGAACTGATCTATGGATACTCACATGGAGAAGTTGAATCAAGACTAGACTCGTGGGTTGAATCGAGACTAGACTCGTGGGACTTTGAAATTGAACCTGATATATTAAATTCTAACGTTCTTGAGTTGATGTCACCAGGACAGTTTTGCTTTCTGCAGCAACTTTAA